A region from the Streptomyces tsukubensis genome encodes:
- a CDS encoding peptidoglycan binding domain-containing protein yields the protein MSRETDSSSSGPQGRGGAAYPSGTPPYGSGRFGGGAAADGEPKKPDAAKSEPKTETTITTRIRINIPGSRPIPPVVVRKPANEPGAGAADAPAAPGGSGGEAEAERTAAMPVPSFGGPAGPGGPGAPAPADGGAAAGDKASNDWFAPRRSGTNGAGIKVPVDPGAGVPGGAPAGAGPAPGGPGGPHGPGGSGTGRPHSALSDLSGAAGAGTAAPAGFAPGSDAPPHGVRPSAGAGPDGPTTGPARGAMQTGAPVHAGAVAAPPRMSDDTAVLTPQRPAPGRPAGPGGPGAPAGQGGPGDHVSGDTLTSGVPPVRPDAESPFPAGPGAAGKPSGPSGPGGSPASESTAPAPAPASRPAPPPPAKKGRSKTALIGVAVVVLGAVAYGAGLLLNHSDVPKSTTVLGVDIGGGTRDQAVDKLQGALGKRAATPLQLSVGGKKIALAPDKAGLSFDAQTTVRNAAGSDYNPMSVIGSLFGGERVAEPEIVIDEEKLRVALADLAGNSGSAVEGTIRFEPGKIVVVPGKAGQGIDVNRSLTMVKDAYRAQVESGRPNAVQLPVAGLQPSISQAELDRAEKEFAEPAMSDLITIRAGGRKIDFGPQRSLPRILSMKAVNGKLVEVYNKEAIEELVGGTFQGVMVTKADGKKQQLNADDIAKAMGPALRGETRQDRTVDIK from the coding sequence TTGAGTCGTGAAACTGATAGTTCGTCCTCCGGGCCCCAGGGGCGCGGTGGAGCCGCCTACCCCTCGGGGACACCGCCGTACGGGTCCGGCCGCTTCGGCGGCGGCGCGGCGGCCGACGGCGAGCCGAAGAAGCCGGACGCGGCCAAGTCCGAGCCCAAGACCGAGACGACGATCACCACCCGGATCCGGATCAACATTCCCGGATCACGGCCGATTCCGCCCGTCGTGGTGCGCAAACCGGCCAACGAGCCGGGTGCCGGGGCGGCGGACGCCCCCGCGGCACCGGGCGGCTCCGGTGGTGAAGCCGAGGCGGAGCGTACGGCTGCGATGCCGGTGCCTTCGTTCGGTGGTCCTGCTGGTCCCGGTGGCCCCGGCGCTCCGGCGCCCGCCGACGGCGGAGCGGCCGCGGGTGACAAGGCGTCGAACGACTGGTTCGCGCCGCGGAGGTCCGGGACCAACGGCGCCGGCATCAAGGTGCCCGTCGATCCGGGCGCGGGCGTTCCCGGCGGTGCACCCGCCGGTGCGGGCCCTGCGCCGGGCGGCCCCGGCGGTCCGCACGGACCCGGCGGTTCCGGTACGGGCCGCCCCCACAGCGCCCTCAGCGACCTCTCGGGAGCGGCGGGCGCGGGAACGGCCGCACCCGCCGGTTTCGCCCCCGGCTCCGACGCCCCGCCGCACGGTGTGCGTCCGTCGGCCGGTGCCGGACCCGACGGGCCGACGACGGGCCCGGCCCGCGGAGCCATGCAGACCGGCGCGCCGGTGCACGCGGGTGCCGTCGCGGCGCCGCCGCGGATGTCCGACGACACCGCCGTCCTGACCCCGCAGCGACCCGCACCGGGCCGCCCCGCGGGTCCCGGCGGCCCCGGGGCCCCCGCAGGTCAGGGCGGGCCCGGGGACCATGTCTCGGGGGACACCCTGACCAGCGGAGTGCCTCCCGTCCGGCCCGATGCGGAGTCGCCGTTCCCGGCGGGTCCCGGCGCCGCCGGGAAGCCCTCCGGTCCGTCCGGCCCGGGCGGCTCGCCCGCCTCTGAGTCCACGGCTCCGGCTCCCGCTCCGGCCTCCCGTCCGGCGCCCCCGCCGCCCGCCAAGAAGGGCCGCTCCAAGACGGCCCTGATCGGTGTCGCCGTGGTCGTCCTGGGCGCCGTCGCCTACGGCGCCGGGCTGCTGCTCAACCACTCCGATGTGCCGAAGAGCACCACGGTCCTCGGCGTCGACATCGGCGGCGGCACCCGCGACCAGGCCGTCGACAAGCTCCAGGGCGCCCTCGGCAAACGTGCCGCGACCCCGCTCCAGCTGTCCGTCGGCGGCAAGAAGATCGCGCTCGCCCCGGACAAGGCGGGCCTGTCCTTCGACGCCCAGACCACCGTCCGCAACGCGGCGGGCAGCGACTACAACCCGATGTCGGTGATCGGCTCCCTCTTCGGCGGCGAGCGCGTCGCCGAACCGGAGATCGTCATCGACGAGGAGAAGCTGCGGGTGGCCCTCGCCGATCTGGCGGGCAACTCCGGCTCGGCCGTCGAGGGCACGATCAGGTTCGAGCCCGGGAAGATCGTCGTCGTCCCCGGCAAGGCCGGTCAGGGCATCGACGTCAACCGCTCGCTGACGATGGTCAAGGACGCGTACCGGGCCCAGGTCGAGTCCGGCCGCCCGAACGCCGTACAGCTTCCCGTCGCCGGTCTCCAGCCGTCGATCAGCCAGGCGGAGCTGGACCGGGCCGAGAAGGAGTTCGCCGAGCCCGCGATGTCCGATCTGATCACGATCAGGGCGGGCGGCCGGAAGATCGACTTCGGCCCGCAGCGTTCGCTGCCGCGGATCCTCTCCATGAAGGCCGTGAACGGCAAGCTGGTGGAGGTCTACAACAAGGAAGCCATCGAAGAGCTGGTCGGCGGCACCTTCCAGGGCGTCATGGTCACCAAGGCCGACGGTAAGAAGCAGCAGCTCAACGCCGATGACATCGCCAAGGCGATGGGTCCGGCCCTGCGCGGCGAGACCCGGCAGGACCGCACGGTGGACATCAAGTAG
- a CDS encoding transglutaminase-like domain-containing protein has protein sequence MHDDSAASADPAGHLRRFAEEARADRPDLSLLCLLLGAVADGADDDSAVDAAQIELDRLAGLLPYGLRTPLAWAAALERLLGGELGFHGTPADYGRLESSLLHEVLRRRRGLPILLSVVWVEVARRAGAPVYGVALPGHFVVGFGEPEEQVLADPFGGGRVLSESDASLLVEGATGARLEPSMLKPAPAQDVLVRILNNIRAWATARPERSDVALWAVDLSLLLPSHPARLRYERAQLLVRRGDFLTGAAELDAYADVVAMVEPATAEAVRGRARAARAMLN, from the coding sequence ATGCACGACGACTCAGCCGCCTCCGCCGACCCGGCGGGCCATCTGCGCCGGTTCGCCGAAGAGGCCCGTGCCGACCGGCCCGATCTGTCCCTGCTCTGTCTGCTGCTGGGGGCGGTCGCGGACGGCGCGGACGACGATTCGGCGGTCGACGCCGCCCAGATCGAACTGGACCGCCTGGCCGGGCTGCTGCCGTACGGACTCCGTACGCCTCTGGCCTGGGCGGCCGCCCTGGAGCGGCTGCTCGGCGGTGAACTCGGCTTCCACGGCACCCCCGCGGACTACGGGCGCCTGGAGTCGTCCCTGCTCCACGAGGTGCTGCGGCGGCGGCGCGGACTGCCGATCCTGCTCTCCGTGGTCTGGGTGGAGGTGGCCCGGCGGGCGGGCGCACCGGTGTACGGGGTCGCGCTGCCCGGGCACTTCGTCGTCGGCTTCGGGGAGCCGGAGGAACAGGTCCTGGCCGACCCCTTCGGCGGTGGCCGCGTGCTGTCGGAGTCGGATGCGTCGCTGCTGGTCGAGGGGGCGACGGGGGCACGTCTCGAACCGTCGATGCTGAAGCCCGCGCCCGCGCAGGACGTGCTGGTCCGCATCCTCAACAACATCCGTGCCTGGGCCACGGCCCGCCCCGAACGCTCGGATGTGGCGCTGTGGGCGGTGGACCTGTCCCTGCTCCTCCCCTCCCACCCGGCCCGGCTGCGCTACGAACGCGCCCAACTCCTGGTCCGGCGAGGAGACTTCCTGACCGGCGCGGCGGAGCTGGACGCCTACGCCGATGTGGTCGCGATGGTCGAACCGGCGACGGCGGAGGCGGTACGGGGCCGGGCCCGGGCGGCCCGGGCGATGCTGAACTGA
- a CDS encoding GNAT family N-acetyltransferase has product MEITGAGRLEVRITPLDVGKRVSIRRLVDPSEGAGTFTDVVGVLTSWDESGVLVITRRTGQVVRVPETSLVAGKTVPAAPARRRGPAADFAELTRVASRAWRPVESERLGEWELRAASGFTRRANSALALGDPGVPLDEALDRVRSWYAERSLPAYVQAATGAAGTQEALCAALEERGWTREVSADVRIGALAPVADLDADRDRVTLSRTAGGPGGGWLRRYQRASGEPAPHMLRVLESGPSVWFASVAAESGDGSGDGSGSGDDGTPVAIGRCVVDGRWAGFMAVEVDPARRRRGLARAVMAALAGRALEEGASAAWLQVEKENTAAGALYAGMGFTTHHSYHHYRGPRD; this is encoded by the coding sequence GTGGAAATCACCGGCGCGGGACGGCTCGAAGTCCGTATTACACCCCTTGACGTGGGCAAACGGGTATCAATCCGACGCCTGGTCGATCCCTCGGAGGGGGCGGGGACCTTCACTGACGTGGTCGGTGTTCTCACATCATGGGACGAAAGTGGTGTGCTGGTGATCACACGGCGCACCGGCCAGGTGGTCCGCGTTCCGGAGACGTCGCTGGTCGCGGGGAAAACCGTCCCCGCCGCCCCGGCCCGACGCCGCGGCCCCGCGGCGGACTTCGCGGAGCTGACCCGGGTGGCGTCCCGGGCCTGGCGGCCGGTGGAGAGCGAACGGCTCGGCGAGTGGGAGCTGCGGGCCGCGTCCGGCTTCACCCGGCGGGCCAACTCGGCGCTGGCGCTGGGCGATCCGGGCGTACCCCTGGACGAGGCGCTCGACCGGGTGCGGTCGTGGTACGCGGAGCGGTCCCTGCCCGCGTACGTCCAGGCGGCCACGGGCGCGGCGGGGACCCAGGAGGCGCTGTGCGCGGCGCTGGAGGAGCGGGGCTGGACGCGGGAGGTGTCGGCGGACGTACGGATCGGAGCGCTGGCCCCGGTCGCCGACCTCGACGCGGACCGGGACCGGGTGACCCTGTCCCGGACGGCGGGCGGGCCCGGCGGGGGCTGGCTCCGGCGGTACCAGCGGGCTTCTGGGGAGCCGGCGCCGCACATGCTGCGGGTTCTGGAGAGCGGTCCTTCGGTCTGGTTCGCCTCGGTGGCCGCCGAGTCCGGTGACGGGTCCGGTGACGGGTCCGGGTCCGGGGACGACGGGACTCCGGTCGCGATCGGGCGGTGCGTCGTCGACGGGCGCTGGGCCGGTTTCATGGCGGTCGAGGTCGATCCGGCCCGGCGGCGCCGCGGTCTGGCGCGGGCCGTGATGGCGGCCCTGGCCGGGCGGGCGCTGGAGGAGGGGGCGTCGGCGGCGTGGCTCCAGGTCGAGAAGGAGAACACGGCGGCGGGCGCGCTCTACGCGGGCATGGGCTTCACCACGCACCACAGCTACCACCACTACCGCGGGCCGCGGGACTGA
- the fdxA gene encoding ferredoxin, which translates to MTYVIAQPCVDVKDKACIEECPVDCIYEGSRSLYIHPDECVDCGACEPVCPVEAIFYEDDTPEEWKDYYKANVEFFDELGSPGGASKLGLIERDHPFVAGLPPQNQ; encoded by the coding sequence GTGACCTACGTCATCGCGCAGCCTTGTGTCGACGTCAAGGACAAGGCCTGCATCGAGGAGTGCCCCGTCGACTGCATCTACGAGGGTTCCCGGTCCTTGTACATCCACCCCGACGAGTGCGTCGACTGTGGTGCCTGTGAGCCGGTCTGCCCCGTCGAGGCGATCTTCTACGAGGACGACACGCCGGAGGAGTGGAAGGACTACTACAAGGCGAACGTCGAGTTCTTCGACGAGCTGGGCTCGCCGGGCGGTGCCTCCAAGCTCGGGCTGATCGAGCGCGACCACCCCTTCGTCGCCGGTCTGCCGCCGCAGAACCAGTAA
- the dapC gene encoding succinyldiaminopimelate transaminase gives MPVFPWDRLEPYKATAAAHPDGIVDLSVGTPVDPVPELIREALVAAADSPGYPTVWGTPALRDALADWVGRRLGAAGAGHRNVLPVVGSKELVAWLPTQLGLGPGDRVAYPRLAYPTYEVGARLCGATPEVYDDPTELDPDGLKLLWLNSPSNPTGRVLAKDELIRIVAWARRHGVLVFSDECYLELGWEAEPVSVLHPEVCGGTYEGLVAVHSLSKRSNLAGYRAAFIAGDEAVLGELLAVRKHGGMMVPAPVQAATVAALGDDVHVAEQRARYAARRAALRTALEGHGFRIEHSEASLYLWATRGESCWETVAHLAGLGILVAPGDFYGEAGESFVRVAFTATDERVDAAVKRLAAAG, from the coding sequence CTGCCCGTCTTCCCCTGGGACCGGCTGGAGCCGTACAAGGCGACCGCCGCGGCCCACCCGGACGGAATCGTCGACCTCTCGGTCGGTACGCCCGTCGACCCCGTTCCGGAGCTGATCCGCGAGGCGCTGGTGGCCGCGGCCGATTCACCCGGCTATCCCACCGTCTGGGGTACGCCCGCGCTGCGCGACGCCCTGGCGGACTGGGTCGGCCGGCGGCTCGGCGCGGCCGGTGCCGGGCACCGCAACGTCCTGCCCGTGGTGGGCTCCAAGGAGCTGGTGGCCTGGCTGCCCACCCAGCTGGGCCTGGGCCCCGGCGACCGGGTCGCCTACCCCCGGCTGGCCTATCCGACGTACGAGGTCGGCGCCCGGCTGTGCGGGGCGACGCCCGAGGTCTACGACGACCCGACCGAACTCGACCCGGACGGGCTGAAGCTGCTCTGGCTGAACTCCCCGTCGAACCCGACCGGACGGGTGCTCGCCAAGGACGAGCTGATCCGGATCGTGGCCTGGGCCCGGCGGCACGGCGTCCTGGTCTTCAGCGACGAGTGCTATCTGGAGCTGGGCTGGGAGGCCGAACCGGTCTCCGTGCTCCACCCGGAGGTCTGCGGCGGTACGTACGAGGGCCTGGTCGCCGTCCACTCCCTCTCCAAGCGGTCCAACCTGGCCGGATACCGGGCCGCGTTCATCGCGGGCGACGAGGCGGTGCTGGGCGAGCTGCTGGCGGTCCGCAAGCACGGCGGGATGATGGTCCCGGCGCCGGTACAGGCCGCGACGGTGGCCGCGCTCGGCGACGACGTACACGTGGCGGAGCAGCGGGCGCGGTACGCGGCCCGGCGCGCGGCGCTGCGGACCGCCCTGGAGGGCCACGGCTTCCGGATCGAACACTCGGAGGCCAGCCTCTATCTGTGGGCGACGCGGGGCGAGTCCTGCTGGGAGACCGTCGCGCATCTGGCGGGGCTGGGGATCCTGGTGGCGCCCGGTGACTTCTACGGCGAGGCGGGGGAGTCCTTCGTCCGGGTGGCGTTCACGGCCACGGACGAGCGGGTCGACGCGGCGGTGAAACGGCTGGCGGCAGCGGGCTGA
- a CDS encoding ATP-binding protein, with amino-acid sequence MSLPLTRRIARAALLIAAGAAPVVGAAGSASAVDLAQAVPVAGLTALDADGVSGTLDGAARQTSELAGQTGGDAVKQSVPAAGRAVGGTGRTAAPAAQETAGEAAGNAGGLLGKTADGATTALGESGLTAGSLEGGLPTESLPTEGLTAGSLPVSALPTESLPLT; translated from the coding sequence ATGTCCCTCCCCCTGACCCGTCGGATCGCCCGCGCCGCCCTGCTCATCGCGGCCGGCGCAGCCCCCGTGGTCGGTGCGGCCGGTTCCGCGAGCGCCGTCGACCTCGCGCAGGCCGTACCGGTCGCCGGGCTGACCGCGCTCGACGCCGACGGCGTCAGCGGCACCCTGGACGGCGCCGCGCGGCAGACCTCCGAGCTGGCCGGGCAGACGGGCGGCGACGCCGTCAAGCAGTCCGTCCCCGCCGCGGGCCGGGCGGTCGGCGGTACGGGCCGGACGGCGGCCCCCGCCGCCCAGGAGACCGCGGGCGAGGCCGCGGGCAACGCGGGCGGTCTGCTCGGCAAGACCGCCGACGGCGCGACGACGGCCCTGGGCGAAAGCGGTCTGACGGCGGGCTCCCTGGAGGGCGGGCTGCCGACCGAGAGCCTGCCCACCGAGGGGCTGACGGCGGGCAGCCTGCCCGTCAGCGCGCTGCCGACGGAGAGCCTGCCGCTCACCTGA
- the dapE gene encoding succinyl-diaminopimelate desuccinylase — MRPTTLDLRLDGPALTAALVDFPSVSGDEKALADAVEDALRALPHLSVDRYGNNVVARTHLGRAERIVLAGHIDTVPIADNVPSRLDSDGVLWGCGTSDMKSGVAVQLRIAATVPDPNRDLTFVFYDNEEVAAHLNGLGLIADAHPEWLAGDFAVLLEPSDGEVEGGCQGTLRVLLRTSGERAHSARSWMGSNAIHAAAPILARLAAYEPRRPVVEGLEYREGLNAVRIDGGVAGNVIPDECTVVVNYRYAPDLDEERALAHVRDVFAGCGVTEFTVDDHSGAARPGLTHPAAVAFMKAVGGTARPKFGWTDVARFSALGVPAVNYGPGNPLLAHKRDEHVAVERISHCEEKLRQWLTS, encoded by the coding sequence ATGCGCCCCACCACGCTCGACCTCCGCCTCGACGGCCCCGCCCTCACCGCCGCCCTCGTCGACTTCCCCTCCGTCAGCGGCGACGAGAAAGCCCTCGCGGACGCCGTCGAGGACGCACTGCGCGCGCTGCCGCACCTCTCCGTCGACCGGTACGGCAACAACGTCGTCGCCCGTACCCACCTCGGCCGGGCCGAGCGGATCGTCCTCGCCGGGCATATCGACACCGTGCCGATCGCGGACAACGTTCCCTCCCGGCTCGACTCCGACGGCGTCCTGTGGGGCTGCGGAACCAGCGATATGAAGTCCGGGGTCGCCGTCCAGCTGCGGATCGCCGCCACCGTCCCCGACCCCAACCGCGATCTCACCTTCGTCTTCTACGACAACGAAGAGGTCGCCGCCCATCTCAACGGCCTCGGCCTGATCGCGGACGCCCACCCCGAATGGCTGGCGGGCGACTTCGCCGTACTGCTCGAACCCTCCGACGGCGAGGTCGAGGGCGGCTGCCAGGGCACGCTCCGGGTCCTCCTCCGTACCAGCGGTGAACGCGCCCACTCCGCCCGCAGCTGGATGGGGTCCAACGCCATCCACGCCGCCGCCCCGATCCTCGCCCGCCTCGCCGCTTACGAGCCGCGCCGGCCGGTCGTCGAGGGGCTGGAGTACCGGGAGGGGCTCAACGCGGTCCGTATCGACGGCGGAGTCGCGGGCAATGTGATCCCCGACGAGTGCACCGTCGTCGTCAACTACCGCTACGCCCCCGACCTGGACGAGGAGCGGGCGCTGGCCCATGTCCGGGACGTCTTTGCCGGCTGCGGGGTCACCGAGTTCACCGTCGACGACCACAGCGGCGCGGCCCGCCCCGGCCTCACCCATCCCGCCGCCGTCGCGTTCATGAAGGCCGTCGGCGGCACTGCCCGGCCCAAGTTCGGCTGGACCGATGTCGCCCGCTTCAGCGCGCTGGGCGTACCGGCGGTGAACTACGGGCCCGGCAATCCGCTCCTCGCCCACAAGCGCGACGAGCACGTGGCCGTGGAGCGGATCTCCCACTGCGAGGAGAAGCTCCGCCAGTGGCTGACGTCCTGA
- a CDS encoding LOG family protein has translation MGNPDGARGWEEQRQGPVLRRRDQVQPGTTDQRLLDTEGDSEWVHTDPWRVMRIQSEFVEGFGALAELPNAISVFGSARTPQDTPEYEAGIRIGTALVEAGFAVITGGGPGAMEAANRGAREAGGVSVGLGIELPFEQGLNPHVDIGVNFRYFFVRKTMFVKYASGFVVLPGGLGTLDELFEALTLVQTGKVTRFPIVLFGSAYWSGLVDWLRDTVVAQGKASERDLLLFHVTDDVDEAVALVTKETSR, from the coding sequence ATGGGCAATCCCGATGGTGCGCGCGGCTGGGAGGAGCAGCGGCAGGGGCCGGTACTGCGCCGCAGAGACCAGGTCCAGCCCGGCACCACCGACCAGCGGCTGCTGGACACCGAAGGCGACTCCGAATGGGTCCACACCGACCCCTGGCGGGTCATGCGGATCCAGTCCGAGTTCGTCGAGGGCTTCGGCGCGCTCGCCGAACTGCCGAACGCGATCAGTGTCTTCGGCTCCGCGCGGACCCCGCAGGACACCCCGGAGTACGAGGCGGGCATCCGGATCGGCACCGCGCTGGTCGAGGCGGGCTTCGCGGTGATCACGGGCGGCGGACCCGGTGCGATGGAGGCCGCCAACCGGGGTGCCAGGGAGGCCGGCGGCGTCTCCGTGGGCCTCGGTATCGAGCTGCCGTTCGAGCAGGGGCTCAACCCGCATGTCGACATCGGGGTGAACTTCCGCTACTTCTTCGTCCGGAAGACGATGTTCGTGAAGTACGCCTCCGGGTTCGTGGTGCTCCCCGGCGGGCTGGGGACCCTCGACGAACTGTTCGAGGCGCTCACCCTCGTCCAGACCGGCAAGGTGACCCGCTTCCCGATCGTGCTCTTCGGCAGCGCCTACTGGAGCGGTCTCGTCGACTGGCTGCGGGACACCGTCGTCGCCCAGGGCAAGGCGTCCGAGCGCGATCTGCTGCTGTTCCACGTCACGGACGACGTCGACGAGGCGGTGGCGCTGGTCACCAAGGAGACCTCGCGCTGA
- the folP gene encoding dihydropteroate synthase, which translates to MLRLGTREFAAHEPVIMAIVNRTPDSFYDQGATFRDEPALARVEQAVAEGAAIIDIGGVKAGPGEEVTAEEEIRRTVGFVAEVRRRFPSVVISVDTWRHDVGAAVCEAGADVLNDAWGGFDPKLAEVAARYGAGLVCTHAGGVEPRTRPHRIAYDDVMADILQVTVGLAERAADLGVRRDGIMIDPGHDFGKNTRHSLEATRRLGEMADTGWPVLVSLSNKDFVGETLDRPVKERLIGTLATTAVSAWLGAQVYRVHEVAETRQVLEMVAAIAGHRAPRVARRGLA; encoded by the coding sequence ATGCTGCGGCTGGGAACCCGCGAATTCGCCGCGCACGAGCCGGTGATCATGGCGATCGTGAACCGTACCCCCGATTCGTTCTACGACCAGGGGGCCACGTTCCGCGACGAACCCGCGCTGGCCCGGGTCGAGCAGGCGGTGGCCGAGGGTGCGGCGATCATCGACATCGGCGGGGTGAAGGCCGGACCGGGCGAGGAGGTCACGGCCGAGGAGGAGATCCGCCGTACCGTCGGTTTCGTCGCCGAGGTACGGCGCCGCTTCCCGTCGGTGGTGATCAGCGTCGACACCTGGCGCCACGATGTCGGCGCCGCGGTCTGCGAGGCGGGCGCGGACGTGCTCAACGACGCCTGGGGCGGCTTCGACCCGAAGCTCGCCGAGGTCGCCGCCCGCTACGGGGCGGGCCTGGTCTGCACCCATGCGGGCGGCGTGGAGCCGCGGACCCGGCCGCACCGGATCGCGTACGACGACGTCATGGCCGACATCCTGCAGGTCACCGTGGGCCTCGCGGAGCGGGCGGCGGACCTCGGGGTCCGGCGCGACGGCATCATGATCGACCCGGGTCACGACTTCGGCAAGAACACCCGGCACTCGCTGGAGGCCACCCGCCGGCTCGGGGAGATGGCGGACACGGGCTGGCCGGTCCTGGTCTCCCTCTCCAACAAGGACTTCGTCGGCGAGACCCTGGACCGGCCGGTGAAGGAGCGGCTGATCGGCACCCTGGCGACGACGGCGGTGTCGGCGTGGCTGGGCGCTCAGGTGTACCGGGTGCACGAGGTGGCGGAGACCCGTCAGGTGCTGGAGATGGTGGCCGCGATCGCCGGTCACCGCGCGCCGCGGGTGGCCCGCCGCGGTCTGGCCTGA
- a CDS encoding DNA-3-methyladenine glycosylase I encodes MTAGGTVPGPDGRPRCPWGLSTEDYLRYHDEEWGRPVHGDDALFERLCLEAFQSGLSWLTILRRREGFRRAFAGFAIAEVAAFTDTDRERLLADEGIIRNRAKVDATLGNARVLAGWAPGELDRLIWSHAPDPADRPAPATLSDVPAVTDESKALAKALKKEGLRFVGPTTAYALMQACGLVDDHLAECVARG; translated from the coding sequence ATGACCGCCGGAGGAACCGTGCCCGGGCCCGACGGGCGGCCGCGCTGCCCCTGGGGGCTGTCGACCGAGGACTATCTGCGCTATCACGACGAGGAGTGGGGGCGCCCGGTCCACGGCGACGACGCCCTGTTCGAGCGGCTCTGCCTGGAGGCCTTCCAGTCCGGTCTGTCCTGGCTGACCATCCTCCGCCGCCGTGAGGGCTTCCGCCGCGCCTTCGCCGGATTCGCCATCGCCGAGGTCGCGGCCTTCACCGATACGGACCGGGAGCGGCTCCTCGCCGACGAGGGGATCATCCGCAACCGCGCCAAGGTCGACGCCACCCTCGGCAACGCCCGGGTGCTGGCGGGCTGGGCCCCCGGCGAGCTGGACCGGCTGATCTGGTCCCACGCACCCGACCCGGCGGACCGCCCCGCGCCCGCGACCCTGTCCGACGTGCCCGCCGTCACCGACGAGTCCAAGGCCCTGGCCAAGGCGCTCAAGAAGGAGGGGCTGCGGTTCGTCGGACCGACGACCGCCTATGCCCTGATGCAGGCGTGCGGACTGGTCGACGACCATCTGGCGGAGTGCGTGGCCCGGGGGTGA
- the chcB gene encoding 2-cyclohexenylcarbonyl CoA isomerase has protein sequence MADSVLYDVTDGLATITLNRPDAMNALNVEAKVALREAVRAAAVDGAVRAVLLTGNGRAFCVGQDLKEHSELLARDEESGSRATMSTVGDHYNPIVRALAGMEKPVVAGVNGVAAGAGLGFALAADIRVVADTASFTTAFAAVGLTADSGVSWTLPRLIGHSRAADLLLFPRSLTAREAYELGIANRLMAADALADEARAVARALADGPTLAYAAIKESLAHSASHSLEETLAKEDELQTRAGASRDHRNAVVAFTAKQKPVFEGR, from the coding sequence ATGGCCGACTCCGTGCTCTACGACGTGACCGACGGGCTCGCGACGATCACGCTCAACCGGCCCGACGCCATGAACGCGCTGAACGTCGAGGCCAAGGTCGCGCTCCGGGAGGCGGTCCGCGCCGCCGCGGTGGACGGGGCCGTCCGGGCGGTGCTGCTCACGGGCAACGGCCGCGCCTTCTGTGTCGGCCAGGATCTGAAGGAGCACTCCGAGCTGCTGGCCCGGGACGAGGAGTCCGGTTCCCGCGCCACCATGAGCACGGTGGGCGACCACTACAACCCGATCGTCCGGGCTCTGGCCGGGATGGAGAAGCCGGTGGTCGCCGGGGTGAACGGGGTCGCCGCGGGCGCGGGCCTGGGCTTCGCGCTGGCCGCGGACATCCGGGTCGTGGCGGACACCGCGTCCTTCACCACCGCCTTCGCCGCGGTGGGGCTCACGGCGGACTCCGGGGTGTCCTGGACCCTGCCCCGGCTGATCGGCCACAGCCGCGCCGCCGACCTGCTGCTCTTCCCCCGGAGCCTGACCGCCCGGGAGGCGTACGAGCTGGGGATCGCGAACCGGCTGATGGCCGCGGACGCCCTGGCCGACGAGGCCCGTGCGGTGGCCCGCGCCCTGGCCGACGGACCCACCCTGGCCTACGCGGCGATCAAGGAGTCCCTCGCCCACTCCGCGTCCCACTCCTTGGAGGAGACCCTCGCCAAGGAGGACGAGCTGCAGACCCGGGCGGGCGCCTCCCGGGACCACCGGAACGCGGTGGTGGCGTTCACGGCGAAGCAGAAGCCCGTCTTCGAGGGCCGCTGA
- a CDS encoding DUF3117 domain-containing protein, producing MAAMKPRTGDGPLEVTKEGRGIVMRVPLEGGGRLVVELTPDEAEALGDALKQVVG from the coding sequence ATGGCGGCCATGAAGCCGCGGACGGGCGACGGCCCGCTCGAGGTGACCAAGGAGGGGCGGGGCATCGTCATGCGCGTTCCGCTCGAAGGCGGCGGTCGGCTTGTCGTCGAGCTGACTCCGGACGAGGCCGAGGCCCTCGGCGACGCCCTGAAGCAGGTCGTCGGCTGA